The Thunnus thynnus chromosome 22, fThuThy2.1, whole genome shotgun sequence genome includes a window with the following:
- the LOC137174909 gene encoding putative high affinity immunoglobulin gamma Fc receptor IB, with product MEVAALCIRLLVTVSTLLCAHAQKNDAVFCIVPNRLQFFQYESVTFYCEEFDGSTGCKRVHESKGKIPRCATNRTESAGSSCDIVNVYPEDSGEYWCEAGGGRNSSINIIVTGGSVILESPARPVMEGETVTLHCRNKTTSANLPADFYKDGLFIRTEPTGNMTIYNVSKSDEGLYKCNISGAGESPES from the exons ATGGAGGTCGCAGCTCTCTGCATCAGACTGT TAGTGACTGTGTCGACCCTGTTGTGTGCACATGCTCAGAAAAATG ATGCAGTTTTCTGTATCGTCCCAAACAGACTGCAGTTCTTTCAATATGAGTCTGTAACTTTTTATTGTGAGGAGTTTGATGGTTCAACTGGATGTAAACGTGTACATGAGTCCAAAGGGAAAATACCCCGATGTGCTACTAATAGGACAGAATCAGCAGGTTCATCCTGCGACATTGTAAATGTTTATCCAGAGGACAGTGGTGAATACTGGTGTGAAGCTGGAGGGGGGAGAAATAGCAGCATCAACATCATAGTCACTG GTGGTTCTGTGATTCTGGAGAGTCCTGCTCGtcctgtgatggagggagaaaCTGTGACTCTGCACTGCAGAAACAAAACTACTTCTGCCAACCTCCCAGCTGATTTCTATAAAGATGGACTCTTCATCAGGACTGAGCCTACAGGAAACATGACCATCTACAATGTTTCCAAGTCTGATGAAGGACTCTACAAGTGTAACATCTCTGGAGCTGGAGAATCACCAGAGAGCTGA
- the LOC137174726 gene encoding low affinity immunoglobulin gamma Fc region receptor II-like isoform X3: protein MEVAALCIRLLVTVSTLLCAHAQKNDAVFCIVPNRLQFFQYESVTFYCEEFDGSTGCKRVHESKGKIPRCATNRTESAGSSCDIVNVYPEDSGEYWCEAGGGRNSSINITVTGGSVILESPGLPVMEGETVTLCCRNKTTSANLPADFYKNGLFIRTEPTGNMTIYNVSKSDEGLYKCNISGAGESPESRLAVGIPDSNSNTSKIVPWIIVTVLLVVLLVVVVGVHHFGKVLLCSSTPTLGSGAAEDQTVSVESHAADADNVTYASVTKTRKKKDEDEDKFSSVPIYYTLGLDETQQLAETGVSIITTDAAPSADTNSRFAEDDFYSTIQSLRAETLTEKGALKKHELCLVYHKCTFFIVPTVTDELNYILQNKSSIACVS, encoded by the exons ATGGAGGTCGCAGCTCTCTGCATCAGACTGT TGGTGACTGTGTCGACCCTGTTGTGTGCACATGCTCAGAAAAATG ATGCAGTTTTCTGTATCGTCCCAAACAGACTGCAGTTCTTTCAATATGAGTCTGTAACTTTTTATTGTGAGGAGTTTGATGGTTCAACTGGATGTAAACGTGTACATGAGTCCAAAGGGAAAATACCCCGATGTGCTACTAATAGGACGGAATCAGCAGGTTCATCCTGCGACATTGTAAATGTTTATCCAGAGGACAGTGGTGAATACTGGTGTGAAGCTGGAGGGGGGAGAAATAGCAGCATCAACATCACAGTCACTG GTGGTTCTGTGATTCTGGAGAGTCCTGGTCTtcctgtgatggagggagaaaCTGTGACTCTGTGCTGCAGAAACAAAACTACTTCTGCCAACCTCCCAGCTGATTTCTATAAAAATGGACTCTTCATCAGGACTGAGCCTACAGGAAACATGACCATCTACAATGTTTCCAAGTCTGATGAAGGACTCTACAAGTGTAACATCTCTGGAGCTGGAGAATCACCAGAGAGCCGGCTGGCTGTCGGAA TTCCAGACTCTAACAGTAACACTTCCAAAATTGTCCCATGGATCATTGTGACTGTTTTACTGGTGGTtctgttggtggtggtggtgggagtaCACCACTTTGGCAAAG TGTTGCTCTGCTCGTCCACACCGACACTCGGATCAGGTGCAGCTGAGGATCAAACAG TGTCTGTAGAATCCCATGCAGCTGATGCAGACAACGTGACATACGCTTCTGTAACAAAAACCAGGAAGAAGAAAG atgaggatgaggataaATTCTCGTCTGTACCTATTTACTACACCTTGGGCCTGGATGAGACTCAACAACTGG CAGAAACCGGAGTATCCATCATCACAACGGATGCAGCTCCCTCAGCAGACACCAACTCACGTTTCGCAGAGGATGACTTCTATTCTACCATCCA GTCTTTGAGAGCAGAGACGCTGACTGAAAAAGGGGCTTTAAAGAAACATGAACTATGTTTAGTGTATCACAAATGTACTTTTTTCATTGTTCCAACAGTAACAGATGaactaaattacattttacagaacaAAAGCAGCATTGCTTGTGTCAGTTGA
- the LOC137174726 gene encoding low affinity immunoglobulin gamma Fc region receptor II-like isoform X2: MEVAALCIRLLVTVSTLLCAHAQKNDAVFCIVPNRLQFFQYESVTFYCEEFDGSTGCKRVHESKGKIPRCATNRTESAGSSCDIVNVYPEDSGEYWCEAGGGRNSSINITVTGGSVILESPGLPVMEGETVTLCCRNKTTSANLPADFYKNGLFIRTEPTGNMTIYNVSKSDEGLYKCNISGAGESPESRLAVGSDSCIISHPDSNSNTSKIVPWIIVTVLLVVLLVVVVGVHHFGKVLLCSSTPTLGSGAAEDQTVSVESHAADADNVTYASVTKTRKKKDEDEDKFSSVPIYYTLGLDETQQLETGVSIITTDAAPSADTNSRFAEDDFYSTIQSLRAETLTEKGALKKHELCLVYHKCTFFIVPTVTDELNYILQNKSSIACVS, encoded by the exons ATGGAGGTCGCAGCTCTCTGCATCAGACTGT TGGTGACTGTGTCGACCCTGTTGTGTGCACATGCTCAGAAAAATG ATGCAGTTTTCTGTATCGTCCCAAACAGACTGCAGTTCTTTCAATATGAGTCTGTAACTTTTTATTGTGAGGAGTTTGATGGTTCAACTGGATGTAAACGTGTACATGAGTCCAAAGGGAAAATACCCCGATGTGCTACTAATAGGACGGAATCAGCAGGTTCATCCTGCGACATTGTAAATGTTTATCCAGAGGACAGTGGTGAATACTGGTGTGAAGCTGGAGGGGGGAGAAATAGCAGCATCAACATCACAGTCACTG GTGGTTCTGTGATTCTGGAGAGTCCTGGTCTtcctgtgatggagggagaaaCTGTGACTCTGTGCTGCAGAAACAAAACTACTTCTGCCAACCTCCCAGCTGATTTCTATAAAAATGGACTCTTCATCAGGACTGAGCCTACAGGAAACATGACCATCTACAATGTTTCCAAGTCTGATGAAGGACTCTACAAGTGTAACATCTCTGGAGCTGGAGAATCACCAGAGAGCCGGCTGGCTGTCGGAAGTGATTCTTGCATAATATCCCATCCAG ACTCTAACAGTAACACTTCCAAAATTGTCCCATGGATCATTGTGACTGTTTTACTGGTGGTtctgttggtggtggtggtgggagtaCACCACTTTGGCAAAG TGTTGCTCTGCTCGTCCACACCGACACTCGGATCAGGTGCAGCTGAGGATCAAACAG TGTCTGTAGAATCCCATGCAGCTGATGCAGACAACGTGACATACGCTTCTGTAACAAAAACCAGGAAGAAGAAAG atgaggatgaggataaATTCTCGTCTGTACCTATTTACTACACCTTGGGCCTGGATGAGACTCAACAACTGG AAACCGGAGTATCCATCATCACAACGGATGCAGCTCCCTCAGCAGACACCAACTCACGTTTCGCAGAGGATGACTTCTATTCTACCATCCA GTCTTTGAGAGCAGAGACGCTGACTGAAAAAGGGGCTTTAAAGAAACATGAACTATGTTTAGTGTATCACAAATGTACTTTTTTCATTGTTCCAACAGTAACAGATGaactaaattacattttacagaacaAAAGCAGCATTGCTTGTGTCAGTTGA
- the LOC137174726 gene encoding low affinity immunoglobulin gamma Fc region receptor II-like isoform X1, whose amino-acid sequence MEVAALCIRLLVTVSTLLCAHAQKNDAVFCIVPNRLQFFQYESVTFYCEEFDGSTGCKRVHESKGKIPRCATNRTESAGSSCDIVNVYPEDSGEYWCEAGGGRNSSINITVTGGSVILESPGLPVMEGETVTLCCRNKTTSANLPADFYKNGLFIRTEPTGNMTIYNVSKSDEGLYKCNISGAGESPESRLAVGSDSCIISHPDSNSNTSKIVPWIIVTVLLVVLLVVVVGVHHFGKVLLCSSTPTLGSGAAEDQTVSVESHAADADNVTYASVTKTRKKKDEDEDKFSSVPIYYTLGLDETQQLAETGVSIITTDAAPSADTNSRFAEDDFYSTIQSLRAETLTEKGALKKHELCLVYHKCTFFIVPTVTDELNYILQNKSSIACVS is encoded by the exons ATGGAGGTCGCAGCTCTCTGCATCAGACTGT TGGTGACTGTGTCGACCCTGTTGTGTGCACATGCTCAGAAAAATG ATGCAGTTTTCTGTATCGTCCCAAACAGACTGCAGTTCTTTCAATATGAGTCTGTAACTTTTTATTGTGAGGAGTTTGATGGTTCAACTGGATGTAAACGTGTACATGAGTCCAAAGGGAAAATACCCCGATGTGCTACTAATAGGACGGAATCAGCAGGTTCATCCTGCGACATTGTAAATGTTTATCCAGAGGACAGTGGTGAATACTGGTGTGAAGCTGGAGGGGGGAGAAATAGCAGCATCAACATCACAGTCACTG GTGGTTCTGTGATTCTGGAGAGTCCTGGTCTtcctgtgatggagggagaaaCTGTGACTCTGTGCTGCAGAAACAAAACTACTTCTGCCAACCTCCCAGCTGATTTCTATAAAAATGGACTCTTCATCAGGACTGAGCCTACAGGAAACATGACCATCTACAATGTTTCCAAGTCTGATGAAGGACTCTACAAGTGTAACATCTCTGGAGCTGGAGAATCACCAGAGAGCCGGCTGGCTGTCGGAAGTGATTCTTGCATAATATCCCATCCAG ACTCTAACAGTAACACTTCCAAAATTGTCCCATGGATCATTGTGACTGTTTTACTGGTGGTtctgttggtggtggtggtgggagtaCACCACTTTGGCAAAG TGTTGCTCTGCTCGTCCACACCGACACTCGGATCAGGTGCAGCTGAGGATCAAACAG TGTCTGTAGAATCCCATGCAGCTGATGCAGACAACGTGACATACGCTTCTGTAACAAAAACCAGGAAGAAGAAAG atgaggatgaggataaATTCTCGTCTGTACCTATTTACTACACCTTGGGCCTGGATGAGACTCAACAACTGG CAGAAACCGGAGTATCCATCATCACAACGGATGCAGCTCCCTCAGCAGACACCAACTCACGTTTCGCAGAGGATGACTTCTATTCTACCATCCA GTCTTTGAGAGCAGAGACGCTGACTGAAAAAGGGGCTTTAAAGAAACATGAACTATGTTTAGTGTATCACAAATGTACTTTTTTCATTGTTCCAACAGTAACAGATGaactaaattacattttacagaacaAAAGCAGCATTGCTTGTGTCAGTTGA
- the LOC137175200 gene encoding L-amino-acid oxidase-like, translated as MKSCDFHLCVFPAVVSVLLLTLYHSCTAAVSLKEHLADCLEDKDYDELLRTVENGLPHINTSHHVVIVGAGMAGLTAAKLLQDAGHMVTILEASDRVGGRVETYRNEKEGWYAELGAMRIPSFHRIVHWFIKKLGVKLNEFVMNDGNTFYLVNGQRKRTNLVETNPDVLKYNLWESERGKSADELLQQSLQKVKDEVEAHGCKAALEKYDHYSVKEYLKEEGDLSPEAVRMIGDLLNEQSLMYTALSEMIYDQTDISDNVRYDEVTGGSDLLPKAFLTVLDVPILFNSKIKHISQSEKGVIVSYQTPQESSLTDLPADVVLVTTTAKAALFIDFDPPLSIRKMEALRAVHYDSSTKILLTFSEKFWEEDGIKGGKSITDRPSRFIYYPSHSFPRNETIGVLLASYTWSDDSLLFLGASDEELKELALRDLAKIHGKPIRSLRSLCTGVIVKKWSLDPYSLGAFALFTPYQHLEYAKELFRREGRVHFAGEHTAFPHAWIETSMKSAIRAATNINKEAHKESARTQHRDEL; from the exons ATGAAGAGT TGTGATTTTCatctttgtgtgtttccagCTGTAGTCAGTGTGCTGCTGCTCACATTGTACCACAgctgcactgctgctgtcagcctGAAGGAACATCTGGCTGATTGTCTGGAAGACAAAGACTATGACGAGCTGCTGCGGACTGTAGAGAACGGCCTTCCACACATAAACACCTCTCATCATGTGGTTATTGTTGGAGCTGGCATGGCCGGACTGACGGCTGCCAAGTTATTGCAAGATGCAGGACACATG GTAACCATATTAGAGGCTAGTGATCGCGTTGGAGGACGTGTGGAGACCTACAGGAATGAAAAAGAGGGCTGGTATGCTGAACTGGGCGCCATGAGGATCCCAAGTTTTCACCG CATCGTCCACTGGTTTATCAAAAAGCTGGGGGTGAAGCTGAATGAGTTCGTCATGAACGATGGCAACACCTTTTACCTGGTTAACGGGCAGCGTAAGAGGACAAATCTGGTGGAAACAAACCCTGATGTCCTAAAGTATAACTTGTGGGAAAGTGAAAGAGGGAAGTCAGCAGATGAGCTTCTACAGCAAAGTTTGCAGAAG gTGAAAGATGAAGTGGAAGCTCACGGCTGCAAAGCTGCACTGGAAAAATACGACCACTATTCTGTGAAA GAGTATCTGAAAGAAGAAGGTGATTTGAGTCCAGAAGCGGTGAGGATGATCGGAGACCTGCTGAATGAACAGAGCCTCATGTACACAGCGCTGAGTGAGATGATCTACGACCAGACCGACATCAGTGACAACGTCAG gtaCGATGAAGTGACTGGTGGGTCAGATCTTCTCCCGAAAGCTTTTCTTACTGTCCTCGATGTCCCCATCCTCTTCAACTCCAAAATCAAACACATCAGCCAGTCAGAAAAAGGTGTAATCGTGTCGTACCAAACACCCCAAGAGTCCTCTCTGACAGACCTTCCTGCTGACGTTGTTCTGGTAACAACCACAGCCAAAGCAGCCCTCTTCATAGACTTTGATCCACCTCTCTCCATCAGAAAGATGGAGGCCCTGAGGGCAGTCCACTACGACAGCTCCACTAAAATCCTCCTCACTTTCAGTGAGAAGTTCTGGGAGGAGGATGGCATCAAAGGAGGCAAGAGCATCACCGATCGGCCCTCTCGTTTCATCTACTACCCCAGCCACAGTTTCCCAAGAAATGAGACCATCGGTGTCCTCCTAGCATCTTACACCTGGTCTGACGACTCCCTCCTCTTCCTAGGTGCGAGCGATGAAGAGCTGAAAGAGCTGGCTCTGAGAGATTTGGCAAAGATCCACGGCAAGCCCATCAGGTCTCTCAGGTCTCTCTGCACGGGAGTCATAGTGAAGAAGTGGAGCCTTGATCCTTACAGCTTGGGTGCCTTCGCTCTCTTCACACCCTACCAACACTTGGAGTATGCTAAGGAGCTCTTCAGGAGGGAGGGCAGGGTGCACTTTGCTGGCGAACACACAGCCTTCCCTCACGCTTGGATCGAGACATCTATGAAATCTGCAATCAGGGCCGCTACAAACATTAACAAAGAGGCGCACAAAGAGTCAGCTAGAACTCAACACCGAGACGAGCTGTAG
- the LOC137174726 gene encoding low affinity immunoglobulin gamma Fc region receptor II-like isoform X4 produces MEVAALCIRLLVTVSTLLCAHAQKNDAVFCIVPNRLQFFQYESVTFYCEEFDGSTGCKRVHESKGKIPRCATNRTESAGSSCDIVNVYPEDSGEYWCEAGGGRNSSINITVTGGSVILESPGLPVMEGETVTLCCRNKTTSANLPADFYKNGLFIRTEPTGNMTIYNVSKSDEGLYKCNISGAGESPESRLAVGSDSCIISHPDSNSNTSKIVPWIIVTVLLVVLLVVVVGVHHFGKVLLCSSTPTLGSGAAEDQTVSVESHAADADNVTYASVTKTRKKKDEDEDKFSSVPIYYTLGLDETQQLAETGVSIITTDAAPSADTNSRFAEDDFYSTIQ; encoded by the exons ATGGAGGTCGCAGCTCTCTGCATCAGACTGT TGGTGACTGTGTCGACCCTGTTGTGTGCACATGCTCAGAAAAATG ATGCAGTTTTCTGTATCGTCCCAAACAGACTGCAGTTCTTTCAATATGAGTCTGTAACTTTTTATTGTGAGGAGTTTGATGGTTCAACTGGATGTAAACGTGTACATGAGTCCAAAGGGAAAATACCCCGATGTGCTACTAATAGGACGGAATCAGCAGGTTCATCCTGCGACATTGTAAATGTTTATCCAGAGGACAGTGGTGAATACTGGTGTGAAGCTGGAGGGGGGAGAAATAGCAGCATCAACATCACAGTCACTG GTGGTTCTGTGATTCTGGAGAGTCCTGGTCTtcctgtgatggagggagaaaCTGTGACTCTGTGCTGCAGAAACAAAACTACTTCTGCCAACCTCCCAGCTGATTTCTATAAAAATGGACTCTTCATCAGGACTGAGCCTACAGGAAACATGACCATCTACAATGTTTCCAAGTCTGATGAAGGACTCTACAAGTGTAACATCTCTGGAGCTGGAGAATCACCAGAGAGCCGGCTGGCTGTCGGAAGTGATTCTTGCATAATATCCCATCCAG ACTCTAACAGTAACACTTCCAAAATTGTCCCATGGATCATTGTGACTGTTTTACTGGTGGTtctgttggtggtggtggtgggagtaCACCACTTTGGCAAAG TGTTGCTCTGCTCGTCCACACCGACACTCGGATCAGGTGCAGCTGAGGATCAAACAG TGTCTGTAGAATCCCATGCAGCTGATGCAGACAACGTGACATACGCTTCTGTAACAAAAACCAGGAAGAAGAAAG atgaggatgaggataaATTCTCGTCTGTACCTATTTACTACACCTTGGGCCTGGATGAGACTCAACAACTGG CAGAAACCGGAGTATCCATCATCACAACGGATGCAGCTCCCTCAGCAGACACCAACTCACGTTTCGCAGAGGATGACTTCTATTCTACCATCCAGTAG
- the LOC137174726 gene encoding low affinity immunoglobulin gamma Fc region receptor II-like isoform X5 has protein sequence MEVAALCIRLLVTVSTLLCAHAQKNDAVFCIVPNRLQFFQYESVTFYCEEFDGSTGCKRVHESKGKIPRCATNRTESAGSSCDIVNVYPEDSGEYWCEAGGGRNSSINITVTGGSVILESPGLPVMEGETVTLCCRNKTTSANLPADFYKNGLFIRTEPTGNMTIYNVSKSDEGLYKCNISGAGESPESRLAVGSDSCIISHPDSNSNTSKIVPWIIVTVLLVVLLVVVVGVHHFGKVLLCSSTPTLGSGAAEDQTVSVESHAADADNVTYASVTKTRKKKDEDEDKFSSVPIYYTLGLDETQQLETGVSIITTDAAPSADTNSRFAEDDFYSTIQ, from the exons ATGGAGGTCGCAGCTCTCTGCATCAGACTGT TGGTGACTGTGTCGACCCTGTTGTGTGCACATGCTCAGAAAAATG ATGCAGTTTTCTGTATCGTCCCAAACAGACTGCAGTTCTTTCAATATGAGTCTGTAACTTTTTATTGTGAGGAGTTTGATGGTTCAACTGGATGTAAACGTGTACATGAGTCCAAAGGGAAAATACCCCGATGTGCTACTAATAGGACGGAATCAGCAGGTTCATCCTGCGACATTGTAAATGTTTATCCAGAGGACAGTGGTGAATACTGGTGTGAAGCTGGAGGGGGGAGAAATAGCAGCATCAACATCACAGTCACTG GTGGTTCTGTGATTCTGGAGAGTCCTGGTCTtcctgtgatggagggagaaaCTGTGACTCTGTGCTGCAGAAACAAAACTACTTCTGCCAACCTCCCAGCTGATTTCTATAAAAATGGACTCTTCATCAGGACTGAGCCTACAGGAAACATGACCATCTACAATGTTTCCAAGTCTGATGAAGGACTCTACAAGTGTAACATCTCTGGAGCTGGAGAATCACCAGAGAGCCGGCTGGCTGTCGGAAGTGATTCTTGCATAATATCCCATCCAG ACTCTAACAGTAACACTTCCAAAATTGTCCCATGGATCATTGTGACTGTTTTACTGGTGGTtctgttggtggtggtggtgggagtaCACCACTTTGGCAAAG TGTTGCTCTGCTCGTCCACACCGACACTCGGATCAGGTGCAGCTGAGGATCAAACAG TGTCTGTAGAATCCCATGCAGCTGATGCAGACAACGTGACATACGCTTCTGTAACAAAAACCAGGAAGAAGAAAG atgaggatgaggataaATTCTCGTCTGTACCTATTTACTACACCTTGGGCCTGGATGAGACTCAACAACTGG AAACCGGAGTATCCATCATCACAACGGATGCAGCTCCCTCAGCAGACACCAACTCACGTTTCGCAGAGGATGACTTCTATTCTACCATCCAGTAG